AATTTCCAAAATACAACTAAATATATTATCACTTATTCTTCTGCTATCTTTGTTATAATGCACTTTAGCATGAACTTTTTAATAAAAATAGAAATAATTCATCTCAAATACCATACTTCACAACTAGCTTGTCCTATTTAGTATTAAGAGTGAAGCAATTAAAGAAAGTGAAGCAATCAAAACAATTGAAGCACTCAAAGCAATAAGTTGAAGCATATTCTTCTCTTTTTTCAAGTTCTTCAACTGATAATTCTGTCCATAAATCTTTTTTGCTATTTAATGATTTCATATTTATCACCTCCTTCTATTTTAAATTTTATCCATGTAAATAATTGATATTACTAGGCTGATCGACTTTGAAAATGCATCACTGAGGTTACCCATATTATCTTCCATATCATTAACCTATGCCATATTCCCCTTAAGTGTGCTTATTCCATATGCAAGTTGATTCATACCACTTTTAACTGTATTATTATCTCATAGAATAGGTTTTATGTAAATATGTGTAACAGTTTCTATTTAAATAAAGTAAAACTATTTATTACATATTAATTAAAACAAATGTATATATGTAAATATTTTTTGTTAATTGAAAAGTGAGGCTGTCGCATTAAAAATTAATAATTCGTAGTTTAAAAATAAAGCGACACAAGTTGGGGGGGTTTCGTCATCTATCGAGATGAAAAAGGTTGTAATCAGCTAAAGCTGAAGTGTGGGATATTAACATTGCTACGTTCGTTAATAGGTGAGGGGTTTGCCTGTGGCGAAGGTTATTGATGTTTTTCTTCCGCTAACGCTCCCGAAAATCTAAAATTTAAATTAAAAGCTTTCCATAGTAAAACGGAGGAAAGGTATCTATAATCTTTTGCCGAAGGTGAAACCCATCACCTGCTGACGGGCGAAGCGATGTCAGCACCCCACACTTCGGTCGTGCCGACCTCAAACCTTTTAGTGGCATATTTTTTCCGCTAAAACCCCAAACTTAGGTAGCAATTTTTTTATTTAGTGCGACAGCCTCGTCTTTCAAATTATTTGATATAATTAACTTTGATTGATATTTGCTCTAAGCATATTAGGAAGCTTAATTATGTAAAATAATAAGCTATGCAAAGGAAACACCTTAGAATAGAAGATCGTCTTATAATTGAATATGGATTAGATCAAAATCGAATAAGTTGTATTAAAACAAATTTGTGTAATAGTAATTTCGGCAAGCAGTATAAGAAATGTAGACTTATAAACTGTTATAGGACTTGTAATGAATATTCTCTAAGATTAACCGTTACCCCTATGTTTGTAACTCTTGCAACACAATAACTACGTGTAAGAGTGAAAAGATATATTTAAAGCTAAAGTTGCAGTAAAGCAGCTGTAAAAGAAGCTATAGATAAATTATATGGTATATTAGGACATGAGGTAGTTAATTATGCAAAAATCAAGCAAACGGAAGTTGGTTTTTCATTTAACCAATTCCTCAATGTATGATAACTTTCCTAAAATTCCGTAGGCACGGAGGAATTTCTTCCTTGTCCTTTCCTTAAATGGCAGCAACAGTGATTTGGAACGATTTAAAATAATTCTAATAAATCTTGGTAAAAAAATCTTAAAATACTTAGAGTTTTCAATTTGTCTGAGCATCTTCTCAGCGAGTTATTGAAAACTCTTAGGATTTTAAGATTTTTTTACCTTAGATTTATAGAATTATTTTAATGTTCCAAATCACTGTTACTGCCATCCTATATTTTATGAATAACTTTCTTTTTCTTTATATTCATTAACAATCGAGGCTTGTTTGATATGATCCCATCAACATCCAAGCCTAGCATGTTATTAACGCCTGCTTTTCCATCAACAGTCCAAGCATATACTTTTCTATTTACAGCATGAATATCATTAACCAAATTCTTATTTAGTACATCATCTTCTATACTGTAGAAATCCACATTCATCGAACATAAACCACTTGTACGTCCACAAACAATAATGCCTGTTTGTATATTAGGATTTAGCCTTTTAACCTGTAATAGAATTCCATAGCTTACAGAATGAATTTTGCACTGATTGACATAGTTGTTATCCTCAATAATTTTAACTACTTTATTAGTAAGATCTTCTGTATTCCCATATGGTTTTATTTCTATTATTAAATTGAGCCTATTATTACATTTTTTTATTACTCTATCCAGTGTAGGAATCCTCACTACATCATTCCTGTGTAACGGCGGTGCTATATTTAATCTTTCAATTTGTTTATATGTGAGATGGTTAACGTCCGCACTTAAACCAGTAAGCCTTTTAAGGTTCTCGTCATGCATCAATACTACTTTTCCGTCTCTTGTCTCCTGGACATCAATTTCTGCATAATCCACTTTAGCTTTCATTGAATCTTCAAGAGCTCCTAGTGAATTTTCTTGTCCACCAAATCCCTGTCCCCTATGGGCAATTACCTTTGCTCTTCTAATTTCAGGTAATGTATTATATAAATAAATCTTTTCAGCTCTAATCTGTCTTAATCTATTTTTTCTTTTAATTTGCTCTGAAATACCCTTCTTTAAAACAATTTTAATAGGCCTACTATGGGGAATTCTATCATACTTACTGACTCTAGTTAGAAGAATTGGTATTCCAATCATAAAAATAAGACAAACTATACATAATTTTCTTTTCATTTTATTATTCCCCCTATTCACATCATTTCTTATAAGTTAAAACTATCTTATAATTTACAGCATCCTGATACTGCTTTTCAGTTATATAATCATATTCTCTCATTTTTTTTAATATTAAATTCCTTCTCATTATTGTATTATTTAAATGCTTTATAGGATTATAATACTCCGGACTATTAGGTATAGCAACTAATAAGCATATTTGAGAAATATTTAAATTTTTGCAATCCGTACTAAAATACTTCTCTGAAGCTGCTTCGATACCATATGCACCATTACTAAAATTAATATTGTTTATGTAGAACTCCAATATTTGATCTTTCGTAAACTTTTTTTCAAGATTAATTGCAATAAACATCTCTTCTATTTTTCTTTTGTAGTCTTTATCAAAATTCAAAAACACATTTCGTGCCAATTGCTGAGTAATAGTACTACCCCCTTGGGTTATCTTACCGCCATTTGCAAAGTATGAATATACAGCTCTAAGAACAGCTTGTATGCTTACGCCTCCATGTTTATAAAAACTTTTATCTTCAATAGAAACAAATGCATTCTTTACATTATCCGGAATCTCTTGAGATTGCAAGTATAATGATCTACCATTGTTCAAAGAATATGCATTATCTTTAAAGGTCTTATCCGAACAATTATTTACTTTCACACTAGCATTATGATACAAAGTCTTAACTGTTGAAGAATATTTAAAATAGACAATTGCGCTAAAAATTAAAATTAGTGCTAAAATCCATAACAGTAAACGTTTTATTATCCCGATTTTCTTAGCTTTTTTCCTAACCATTTTTGAAATCCTTTCTGCATTTATTCTTCTGTTTTTTTCTTACTCTTATTATAACAGGAAATAGTAATATTAAATATACCACGAATGTACCTAAAATTCTGCAGAAATAGAGCAATTTTTTCCATTATAAATTATAACTAATTTTGTTTTATATTTACATAAAATATATTTAATGCTATAATTATATAATAGTAACAAACAATTTTTACACTAGAGGGGCAGTGATATTTATGGGGGCTGATGGAATAATATCTGTAGCTGATAAACTTAAAAATTTAAGACAAAAGTACAACGTAAAGCAGGAAGAAGTATCTGGCAATGATGTGACTAGAAATTTAATAAGCCAAATAGAACATGGAAAAGCCAATCTCACTAAAAGTGTAGCTGAAACTGTAATAAAAAACTTAAAAAATATTTGTACTAAAAGACATATTAGGATTGATGAAACTGTAGAATATTTAATGGAAGATGAAAAATCACAGGCTGATAAAATGCTAGATAAGTATATAGCTGAACTTAAGGATTTAAGTTTTTATAAAGACGATAGCTTTACTTATAAGCTAAACCAAGTTGAAAATTTCATGGCTAATTGGGATTTATTAGATAAGAAAATTGCTATTTTTGAACTTGCTGGTGACTATTTTTTCAGAAATAATGATTTGTACAAAAGCTCACTGTATTATGAAAAGGCCAAAGCATTAATAAATAGTAACGTTCATAATGAAAAGCTAGTATCTATCTTCAGGAAACTATCAATGGTCTATTATTACATGAATAAATATGAGGAAGATATAAAATGTTGTGATTTTGCCTTAAAACGATTTCCTAACATGAGCAAGGAATACTATTCTATATTTATTTTTAATAGTTCTTTGTGCTATATAGAAATAAAAGAGTACAGAATAGCACTTTTGCAATTAAAAAAGATTGAAAGTAT
The sequence above is a segment of the Clostridium pasteurianum genome. Coding sequences within it:
- a CDS encoding transglycosylase domain-containing protein; its protein translation is MVRKKAKKIGIIKRLLLWILALILIFSAIVYFKYSSTVKTLYHNASVKVNNCSDKTFKDNAYSLNNGRSLYLQSQEIPDNVKNAFVSIEDKSFYKHGGVSIQAVLRAVYSYFANGGKITQGGSTITQQLARNVFLNFDKDYKRKIEEMFIAINLEKKFTKDQILEFYINNINFSNGAYGIEAASEKYFSTDCKNLNISQICLLVAIPNSPEYYNPIKHLNNTIMRRNLILKKMREYDYITEKQYQDAVNYKIVLTYKK
- a CDS encoding glycerophosphodiester phosphodiesterase family protein; amino-acid sequence: MKRKLCIVCLIFMIGIPILLTRVSKYDRIPHSRPIKIVLKKGISEQIKRKNRLRQIRAEKIYLYNTLPEIRRAKVIAHRGQGFGGQENSLGALEDSMKAKVDYAEIDVQETRDGKVVLMHDENLKRLTGLSADVNHLTYKQIERLNIAPPLHRNDVVRIPTLDRVIKKCNNRLNLIIEIKPYGNTEDLTNKVVKIIEDNNYVNQCKIHSVSYGILLQVKRLNPNIQTGIIVCGRTSGLCSMNVDFYSIEDDVLNKNLVNDIHAVNRKVYAWTVDGKAGVNNMLGLDVDGIISNKPRLLMNIKKKKVIHKI
- a CDS encoding helix-turn-helix transcriptional regulator translates to MGADGIISVADKLKNLRQKYNVKQEEVSGNDVTRNLISQIEHGKANLTKSVAETVIKNLKNICTKRHIRIDETVEYLMEDEKSQADKMLDKYIAELKDLSFYKDDSFTYKLNQVENFMANWDLLDKKIAIFELAGDYFFRNNDLYKSSLYYEKAKALINSNVHNEKLVSIFRKLSMVYYYMNKYEEDIKCCDFALKRFPNMSKEYYSIFIFNSSLCYIEIKEYRIALLQLKKIESIVKEINMDKYYELLEQEGVCFQYLKEYDKSLSIFNQVINSLSKDNHESYIIALFNLVDTYIKLDNVDMARKYLKDISENIDGISQSSKRVSQIYCETAKLCKKLNDLKLAKAYFLKSLDYAKLYNQYSIANNTLSDLFDIYVIDEDDKRINEIKDIFLSVIGKGEKINLQFINKLIDYYLDKKDYESLREIHNYMKSYVRERGCCVS